One window from the genome of Candidatus Didemnitutus sp. encodes:
- a CDS encoding UvrD-helicase domain-containing protein, with product MISPRLVMIHASAGTGKTFRLTNRFIALLAAGAAPERIVALTFTRKAAGEFFDGILGKLAQAAASEERAAALARDVGRPELRAADFLRLLRAMVDALHRLRLGTLDSFFAKIAQAFPFELGLAGDFEVIEGHAAARERERVLRQLFASGGALDDAQRDFLEAFKLATFGTEEKQLARRMDKFLDEKYERFLEVPAPVHWGVAGVIWKTGQPWLDEVAPAVASAALRRWLGGGAEMTDEQRARWTRFATELGEWSVGAPWGDEMAYFLPKLLAVAGALDGIGAVLTIERKKQTLDVAGGAALREVVRAVAGGELRKQLAMTRGLHAVLARYDAVYSALVRRAGKLTFGDVTRLLRPDAGARALSFGAADEEGRLMLDYRLDAGIDHWLLDEFQDTSRGQWSVLQNLIDEVVQDPEERRTFFCVGDVKQSIYGWREGDPTLMGDIRRHYNGGDDATAPIATEPLDASWRSGPEVIAMVNAVFGASEVIAELFPEETSRRWTRAWREHRTERGDRAGQAAWLFAEDDAERHATTLRLIREIDPLARGLTCAVLTRSNRQAAEIADYLRREGGVPAVAESDLQVATDNPLGAALLALVQAATHPGDTLAWEHVRMTPLHAALTAEGAGDREAATARVLAQIAADGFERFAEHWSARVAPAGDFTRERARQFAGAAALFDVQGRRDPDEFVRFMQEYTAREPESAEVVRVMTIHKSKGLGFDVVIIPELEGTKLAASPRGLVVARDDAHEPEWVLELPKSELVEADPVLSRHAERAAGATCYEALSLLYVAMTRAKRAMYAITAPVAAKSRSHNYPKLLAETLGGDAGAVRVGGAELSGAWVVGAADWFSGIGREADEASAPAITALAAPAVPRRVARRPSGERAGERSAARLFARDEREAVTFGAEVHALLAGVVWCASDEIEARAAAWQAGGASDAAISEVVGCLRAPALRELWTRTAGAEVWRERSFEVVLDGAWVSGVFDRVVVVRGPDGRVAAATVFDFKTDRISGEAAEVERAVARHVVQLNLYRRVVARLAGLPESVVGAEVVFTALARRISVPAAS from the coding sequence ATGATTTCGCCGCGTTTGGTGATGATCCACGCTTCGGCCGGCACCGGAAAAACCTTCCGGCTGACGAACCGCTTCATCGCGCTGCTCGCGGCCGGCGCGGCGCCGGAGCGGATCGTGGCGCTGACGTTCACGCGCAAGGCGGCGGGCGAGTTTTTCGACGGCATCCTTGGCAAACTCGCGCAGGCGGCGGCAAGTGAGGAGCGCGCCGCAGCGCTCGCGCGCGACGTGGGCCGGCCGGAGTTGCGCGCGGCGGATTTTCTGCGGCTGCTCCGCGCGATGGTGGACGCGCTGCACCGGCTGCGGCTCGGCACGCTCGACAGTTTCTTCGCGAAGATCGCGCAGGCGTTCCCGTTCGAGCTCGGGCTCGCGGGCGATTTCGAGGTAATCGAGGGTCACGCGGCGGCGCGCGAGCGCGAGCGCGTGCTGCGGCAACTCTTCGCCAGCGGCGGCGCGCTCGACGACGCGCAGCGCGACTTCCTCGAGGCGTTCAAGCTCGCGACCTTCGGCACGGAAGAAAAGCAGCTCGCGCGGCGGATGGACAAATTCCTCGACGAGAAATACGAGCGTTTCCTCGAAGTGCCCGCGCCCGTGCATTGGGGCGTGGCGGGCGTCATCTGGAAAACAGGCCAGCCGTGGCTCGACGAAGTGGCGCCGGCGGTCGCGTCGGCCGCGCTTCGGCGCTGGCTCGGCGGCGGAGCGGAGATGACCGACGAGCAACGCGCGCGCTGGACGCGTTTCGCGACGGAACTCGGCGAATGGTCGGTCGGTGCACCGTGGGGCGACGAGATGGCGTATTTCCTGCCGAAGCTCCTCGCCGTGGCCGGCGCGCTCGACGGCATCGGTGCGGTGCTGACCATCGAGCGCAAGAAGCAGACGCTCGACGTGGCCGGCGGCGCGGCGCTGCGGGAAGTCGTGCGCGCGGTGGCCGGCGGCGAATTGCGGAAACAGCTCGCGATGACGCGCGGCCTGCACGCGGTGCTCGCGCGCTACGACGCGGTTTACTCGGCGCTCGTCCGGCGCGCGGGCAAGCTCACGTTCGGCGACGTCACGCGGCTGTTGCGGCCCGACGCGGGCGCGCGCGCGTTGTCGTTCGGCGCGGCGGACGAGGAAGGGCGGCTGATGCTCGACTACCGGCTCGACGCCGGCATCGACCACTGGCTGCTCGACGAATTCCAGGACACCAGTCGCGGACAGTGGAGCGTGTTGCAGAACCTGATCGACGAAGTCGTGCAGGACCCGGAGGAGCGGCGAACATTTTTCTGCGTCGGTGATGTGAAGCAGTCGATCTACGGCTGGCGCGAGGGCGACCCGACGCTGATGGGCGACATCCGCCGGCACTACAACGGCGGCGACGACGCGACGGCGCCGATCGCGACCGAGCCGCTCGATGCGTCGTGGCGCTCGGGGCCGGAGGTGATCGCGATGGTCAACGCGGTGTTCGGCGCGAGCGAGGTCATCGCGGAGCTGTTTCCCGAGGAGACGAGCCGGCGCTGGACGCGCGCGTGGCGCGAGCATCGCACGGAGCGCGGCGACCGCGCCGGGCAGGCGGCGTGGCTGTTCGCAGAGGACGACGCGGAGCGTCACGCCACCACGCTGCGGCTCATCCGCGAGATCGATCCGCTCGCGCGCGGGCTCACTTGCGCCGTGCTCACGCGCTCGAACCGGCAAGCGGCGGAAATCGCCGACTACCTGCGCCGCGAGGGCGGCGTGCCGGCGGTGGCGGAATCGGATTTGCAGGTGGCGACGGACAACCCGCTCGGCGCGGCGCTGCTCGCGCTCGTGCAGGCCGCGACGCATCCCGGCGACACGCTCGCGTGGGAGCATGTGCGCATGACGCCGTTGCACGCCGCGCTGACGGCCGAGGGCGCGGGCGACCGCGAGGCGGCCACGGCGCGCGTGCTCGCGCAGATCGCGGCGGACGGATTCGAGCGGTTCGCGGAGCATTGGAGCGCGCGCGTGGCGCCGGCGGGGGATTTCACGCGTGAGCGCGCGCGGCAATTCGCGGGAGCGGCGGCGCTGTTCGACGTGCAGGGCCGGCGCGACCCGGACGAGTTCGTGCGGTTCATGCAGGAATACACGGCGCGCGAGCCGGAGAGCGCGGAGGTGGTGCGCGTGATGACGATTCACAAGTCCAAGGGGCTCGGCTTCGACGTGGTGATTATACCCGAGCTCGAAGGCACGAAGCTCGCCGCGTCGCCGCGTGGATTGGTGGTCGCGCGGGACGACGCGCACGAGCCGGAGTGGGTGCTGGAATTGCCGAAAAGCGAACTCGTTGAGGCCGATCCGGTGCTGAGTCGGCACGCGGAGCGCGCGGCCGGCGCGACGTGCTACGAGGCGTTGTCGCTGCTCTACGTCGCGATGACGCGGGCGAAGCGCGCGATGTATGCGATCACGGCGCCGGTGGCGGCGAAGTCGCGCTCGCACAATTACCCGAAGCTCCTCGCCGAGACGCTCGGCGGCGACGCGGGTGCGGTGCGCGTGGGCGGCGCGGAGTTGAGCGGCGCGTGGGTGGTGGGCGCGGCGGACTGGTTTAGCGGAATCGGGCGCGAGGCGGACGAGGCGTCGGCACCGGCGATCACGGCTCTCGCGGCGCCGGCGGTGCCGCGGCGCGTGGCGCGGCGGCCGTCGGGCGAGCGGGCAGGAGAGCGTAGCGCGGCGCGGTTGTTCGCGCGGGACGAGCGCGAAGCGGTGACGTTCGGCGCGGAAGTGCACGCGTTGCTGGCCGGCGTGGTGTGGTGCGCGAGCGATGAAATCGAGGCGCGCGCGGCGGCTTGGCAGGCGGGTGGGGCGAGCGACGCGGCGATCAGTGAGGTCGTCGGCTGCTTGCGGGCACCGGCGTTGCGGGAGTTGTGGACGCGGACGGCGGGTGCGGAGGTCTGGCGCGAGCGGTCGTTCGAGGTGGTTTTGGACGGGGCGTGGGTGTCGGGTGTGTTCGATCGCGTCGTGGTGGTGCGCGGGCCCGACGGGCGCGTGGCGGCGGCGACGGTGTTCGATTTCAAGACCGACCGGATCAGCGGCGAGGCCGCGGAGGTGGAGCGCGCGGTCGCGCGGCATGTGGTGCAGCTGAATCTCTACCGGCGCGTGGTGGCGCGGCTGGCCGGTTTGCCGGAGTCGGTGGTGGGCGCGGAGGTGGTTTTTACGGCTTTGGCGCGGCGGATTTCGGTGCCGGCAGCGAGCTAA
- a CDS encoding PD-(D/E)XK nuclease family protein → MRRHFLTWQSPLLPQAVAWLAREWRGDGPLDLSHAAVVVPTRQAGRRLRAGLAEHVATHRQAVFPPRVLTPEALLAPAENSAVAAALPATLAWTRVLQEIDLGEFRAVFPVDPPSRNFAWAFRLARELLRLQAALAEEALTLADVVARMPVDFGERERWRQLAELGRLHAGALAARGLREPQAARIVAATAPAPLDGVDRIVVLATPDPLPLALTALAEHARRVPVEIAIFAPESEAENFDAWGRPRAEAWARRTPPFADFAREVHLLADAAAQAEEVARVARLYPQPDGQLAIGLADAALVALTENALERVGVAAFNPAGELHSAEGFHHFLVALAAFAAEPTFARTLAFARAPETLAWLAEELGEGFSAAAWLEELDALHAAHLPATLADARRHARSGVAARGLTRLAEARDESRRGGFAAGVEAVLGRMFAARRLDLARAEDRRFAAAAQTWSEVVRECAEAEEKFPHVAREDWWEIALQRFGEQPRDAEKPTGAVELQGWLELPFEDAPHVLVAGMNDGAVPKAVVGDVFLPETLRALLGLKTNAERFACDAYLVHALVASRREGGRVDVLLGKVSAAGDPLKPSRLLLRCEDAELPRRVAHLFRELGAEATLPAWERAWRLTPRRVPPPRKLSPTAFRSYLACPFRFYLKHALKMEAFDAAKRELDVFDFGRLCHTPLEKFAAAPWRDCTDERALAAMLVEEFDRAATARYGEAPTLPIVAQLESARQRLRWAAKVQARERADGWVIHAIERDFAVEFGGLELRGRIDRIDRHESSGAWRVLDYKTSDTAKTPVEAHLDTPWAHAPEWARLSVEGRERQWTDLQLPLYLHALPAILPEATARAACGYFNLPKAASATALALWGGYSIELHESALRCAEGVVAAVRAGNFWPPNEELRAESDDFASLFHRGVAASVAGFEPNAEGAP, encoded by the coding sequence GTGCGGCGTCATTTCCTGACGTGGCAGTCGCCGCTGCTGCCGCAGGCAGTGGCGTGGCTCGCGCGCGAATGGAGAGGCGATGGGCCGCTCGATCTGTCGCACGCGGCGGTCGTGGTGCCGACGCGGCAAGCCGGCCGCCGTCTCCGCGCTGGTCTCGCGGAACACGTCGCGACGCACAGGCAGGCTGTGTTCCCGCCGCGCGTGCTCACGCCGGAGGCGCTGCTCGCGCCGGCGGAAAATTCCGCGGTCGCCGCCGCGCTCCCGGCCACGCTCGCCTGGACGCGCGTGCTGCAGGAAATCGATCTCGGAGAGTTCCGCGCGGTTTTCCCGGTGGACCCGCCGTCGCGCAATTTCGCGTGGGCGTTCCGGCTCGCGCGCGAGTTGCTCCGCCTCCAAGCCGCACTCGCCGAAGAGGCGCTGACGCTCGCCGACGTCGTCGCGCGCATGCCGGTCGATTTTGGCGAACGCGAGCGCTGGCGCCAACTCGCCGAGCTCGGCCGCCTCCACGCCGGCGCGCTCGCCGCGCGCGGCTTGCGCGAGCCGCAAGCCGCGCGCATTGTCGCGGCCACCGCGCCCGCGCCGCTCGACGGCGTTGATCGCATCGTCGTCCTTGCCACGCCCGATCCGCTGCCGCTCGCGCTTACGGCGTTGGCGGAGCACGCGCGCCGCGTGCCGGTCGAGATCGCGATTTTCGCGCCGGAGTCAGAGGCGGAAAATTTCGACGCGTGGGGCCGGCCGCGCGCCGAGGCGTGGGCGCGGCGCACGCCGCCGTTCGCGGATTTCGCGCGCGAGGTGCACCTGCTCGCCGATGCCGCCGCGCAAGCCGAGGAGGTCGCGCGCGTCGCCCGCCTCTACCCGCAACCCGACGGGCAACTCGCCATCGGCCTCGCCGACGCCGCGCTCGTCGCGCTGACCGAGAACGCGCTCGAACGCGTCGGCGTCGCGGCCTTCAACCCCGCCGGCGAATTGCACAGCGCGGAGGGTTTTCACCACTTCCTCGTCGCGCTCGCGGCTTTCGCCGCCGAGCCGACCTTCGCGCGCACGCTCGCGTTCGCGCGCGCGCCCGAGACGCTGGCGTGGCTCGCGGAGGAGCTCGGCGAGGGTTTCAGCGCAGCTGCGTGGCTGGAGGAGCTCGACGCACTGCACGCCGCGCATCTGCCCGCGACGCTCGCCGACGCGCGCCGCCACGCGCGCAGCGGTGTCGCGGCGCGCGGGCTCACGCGGTTGGCGGAGGCGCGCGACGAGTCGCGACGCGGCGGTTTCGCCGCCGGTGTGGAGGCGGTGCTCGGGCGGATGTTCGCCGCGCGCCGGCTCGACCTCGCGCGGGCGGAGGATCGGCGTTTCGCGGCGGCGGCGCAGACGTGGAGCGAGGTCGTGCGCGAGTGCGCGGAGGCCGAGGAGAAATTTCCGCACGTCGCGCGCGAGGATTGGTGGGAGATCGCGTTGCAACGCTTCGGCGAGCAGCCGCGCGACGCCGAGAAACCCACCGGTGCGGTCGAGTTGCAGGGCTGGCTCGAATTGCCGTTCGAGGACGCGCCGCACGTCCTCGTCGCCGGCATGAACGACGGCGCCGTGCCCAAGGCGGTGGTCGGCGACGTGTTCCTGCCCGAGACGCTGCGCGCGCTGCTCGGCCTGAAGACCAACGCCGAGCGTTTTGCGTGCGACGCGTATCTGGTGCACGCGCTCGTGGCGTCGCGCCGTGAGGGCGGGCGTGTCGATGTGTTGCTCGGCAAGGTTTCCGCTGCCGGCGACCCGCTGAAGCCGTCGCGGTTGTTGCTCCGATGCGAGGACGCGGAGCTGCCGCGTCGCGTCGCGCACCTGTTCCGCGAACTCGGCGCCGAGGCGACGCTGCCCGCGTGGGAGCGCGCGTGGCGGCTCACGCCGCGTCGCGTGCCGCCGCCGCGCAAGCTCTCGCCCACGGCGTTCCGCAGCTACCTCGCGTGTCCGTTCCGCTTCTACCTGAAGCACGCGCTGAAAATGGAGGCCTTCGACGCGGCGAAGCGCGAACTCGACGTGTTCGACTTCGGCCGCCTCTGCCACACGCCACTGGAAAAATTCGCCGCGGCGCCGTGGCGCGATTGCACCGACGAACGCGCACTGGCCGCGATGCTCGTCGAGGAATTCGACCGCGCGGCCACGGCGCGCTATGGCGAGGCGCCGACGCTGCCGATCGTCGCGCAGCTGGAATCGGCGCGGCAGCGCTTGCGCTGGGCGGCGAAGGTGCAGGCGCGCGAGCGCGCGGACGGCTGGGTGATCCACGCCATCGAGCGCGATTTCGCGGTGGAGTTCGGCGGACTCGAGTTGCGCGGACGCATCGATCGTATCGACCGGCACGAGTCGAGCGGCGCGTGGCGCGTGCTCGACTACAAGACCAGCGACACCGCGAAAACGCCCGTCGAGGCGCACCTCGACACGCCGTGGGCGCACGCGCCGGAGTGGGCGCGGCTCAGCGTCGAGGGACGCGAGCGGCAATGGACCGACCTGCAGCTGCCGCTCTACCTGCACGCGCTGCCGGCGATTTTGCCCGAGGCGACGGCGCGCGCGGCGTGCGGCTATTTCAATCTGCCCAAGGCCGCCAGCGCCACGGCGCTCGCGCTGTGGGGCGGCTATTCGATCGAACTGCACGAGTCCGCGCTGCGCTGCGCGGAAGGCGTGGTGGCGGCGGTGCGCGCGGGAAATTTCTGGCCGCCCAACGAGGAACTGCGTGCGGAGTCGGACGATTTCGCGTCGCTCTTCCATCGCGGCGTGGCGGCGAGCGTGGCGGGTTTCGAACCGAACGCGGAGGGCGCGCCATGA
- a CDS encoding prepilin-type N-terminal cleavage/methylation domain-containing protein, whose amino-acid sequence MTTSARRIEPRRARTGFTLAEVLIAATLSAFVLAAVLSSFVFIGRTGFRTSGLSELEAEVRRGLETFAEEVRLARDVHWNSAQSVTLTLPTGSTATTVTYAYDADSGSATYQAFYRVVGDAGSTATRRPLIRKLAADFAFRRYKLETASGMSNVAANDTETKQLQIVLRAQRTSGAIAATDQAISSARYILRNKRVSN is encoded by the coding sequence ATGACTACATCAGCACGACGCATTGAACCGCGCCGCGCGCGCACCGGCTTCACCCTCGCCGAGGTGCTCATCGCGGCGACGTTGAGCGCGTTCGTGCTCGCGGCGGTGCTGAGCTCGTTCGTCTTCATCGGCCGCACCGGTTTCCGCACCAGCGGACTGAGCGAACTCGAGGCCGAGGTGCGCCGCGGGCTCGAGACGTTCGCCGAGGAGGTCCGCCTCGCCCGCGACGTGCACTGGAACAGCGCGCAGAGCGTCACGCTCACGCTGCCCACCGGCTCGACGGCCACAACCGTGACCTACGCCTACGACGCCGACTCAGGCAGCGCGACCTACCAGGCGTTCTATCGCGTGGTCGGCGACGCGGGCTCCACCGCGACGCGCAGGCCGCTGATCCGGAAACTCGCCGCGGATTTCGCCTTCCGGCGCTACAAGCTCGAGACCGCTTCCGGCATGAGCAACGTTGCCGCCAACGACACCGAGACGAAACAGCTCCAGATCGTCCTGCGCGCCCAGCGCACGAGCGGCGCCATCGCCGCGACGGACCAGGCGATCAGCTCCGCCCGCTACATCCTGCGCAACAAGCGCGTCAGCAACTGA
- the rpsT gene encoding 30S ribosomal protein S20, with protein sequence MANTKSAIKAARKSARNAARNKTVKTRLKTLAKAVAAAANDPEKARATAIAYSSALDKAVKSNVIHRNTASHHKSQVAKYIFAKK encoded by the coding sequence ATGGCCAACACCAAGTCCGCTATCAAAGCCGCGCGCAAGTCCGCCCGCAACGCCGCGCGCAACAAGACCGTCAAGACCCGCCTGAAGACCCTCGCCAAGGCCGTGGCTGCCGCCGCCAACGATCCCGAGAAGGCGCGCGCCACCGCGATCGCCTACAGCTCCGCGCTCGACAAGGCCGTGAAGAGCAACGTCATTCACCGCAACACCGCCTCGCACCACAAGTCGCAGGTCGCGAAATACATCTTCGCCAAGAAGTGA
- a CDS encoding response regulator transcription factor — translation MTSTATKIITLLLVDDSELVRTGLKTLLATRADGYHLQVLGEASSVATAVTETTRLQPDVVLLDIRLPDGTGFEACRQILAQLPDTRVLILTSVIDDNLVYEAMSSGAHGYLLKEINAQALWQAIIDVASGKFILDPAVTTRVLNLVRHGAPQSEQDKLAQLSAQERRVLALVADGKTNKEIAEQMGLSDKTVKNYLSNIFEKLQISRRSQAAVLYAESRSPKPPVRP, via the coding sequence ATGACCAGCACCGCCACCAAAATCATCACCCTGCTCCTCGTCGACGACAGCGAACTCGTCCGCACCGGACTCAAGACCCTCCTCGCCACCCGCGCCGACGGCTACCACTTGCAGGTGCTCGGCGAGGCCTCGTCCGTCGCCACCGCCGTCACCGAGACGACGCGCCTCCAACCCGACGTGGTGCTGCTCGACATCCGCCTCCCCGACGGCACCGGCTTCGAAGCGTGCCGCCAGATCCTCGCCCAGCTCCCCGACACGCGCGTGCTCATCCTCACCTCCGTCATCGACGACAACCTCGTCTACGAAGCCATGAGCAGCGGCGCCCACGGCTACCTCCTCAAGGAGATCAACGCGCAGGCGCTCTGGCAGGCGATCATCGACGTCGCCTCCGGCAAATTCATCCTCGATCCCGCCGTCACCACCCGCGTCCTCAACCTCGTGCGCCACGGCGCACCGCAGAGCGAACAGGACAAACTCGCCCAACTCTCCGCGCAGGAACGCCGCGTCCTCGCCCTCGTCGCCGACGGCAAGACCAACAAGGAAATCGCCGAGCAGATGGGCCTCAGCGACAAGACAGTGAAGAACTACCTCAGCAACATCTTCGAGAAGCTCCAGATCAGCCGCCGCTCCCAAGCCGCGGTGCTCTACGCCGAAAGTCGCAGCCCGAAGCCGCCCGTTCGGCCCTGA
- a CDS encoding prepilin-type N-terminal cleavage/methylation domain-containing protein: MTTTTLSRVPDAGPRARRRGFTLVEVLISSSLAAFILTGVLTCFLFLGRSGANIQNYSDMEGQARRGLEQFAQDVRQASSITWNSNQSVTLVVDSTNVTWAYASGALTRQSGTATARTMLSGITAFTYKAYTINGVEITDFASASALTTAGQTTKQLQISLEAARTTTTAARATNLVLSARYILRNKRVTA; encoded by the coding sequence ATGACTACTACTACACTCTCGCGCGTCCCTGACGCCGGTCCGCGCGCGCGCCGCCGCGGCTTCACGCTCGTCGAAGTCCTCATCAGCTCGAGTCTGGCCGCGTTCATCCTCACCGGCGTGCTGACCTGTTTCCTCTTCCTCGGCCGCAGCGGCGCGAACATCCAAAATTACAGCGACATGGAAGGCCAGGCCCGCCGCGGCCTCGAGCAATTCGCCCAGGACGTCCGGCAAGCCAGCTCCATTACCTGGAACAGCAACCAGTCCGTCACGCTCGTCGTCGACTCCACCAACGTCACCTGGGCCTACGCCTCCGGCGCCCTCACCCGCCAATCCGGCACCGCCACCGCCCGCACCATGCTCAGCGGCATCACCGCCTTCACCTACAAGGCCTACACGATCAACGGCGTCGAAATCACCGATTTCGCCAGCGCCTCCGCCCTCACCACCGCCGGCCAGACGACCAAGCAGCTCCAAATTTCCCTCGAAGCCGCGCGCACCACCACCACCGCCGCCCGCGCCACCAACCTCGTGCTCTCCGCCCGTTACATCCTGCGCAACAAGCGCGTCACTGCCTGA
- the gyrB gene encoding DNA topoisomerase (ATP-hydrolyzing) subunit B, which yields MSAPDDASHAPKNPPAGDTYDASKLGKLEGLEAVRKKPGMYIGGTDERALHHCVSEVLDNSVDEHLAGHCKRIDVTIHLDGSISVRDDGRGIPVDIHPQYKIPGVEMVLTTLHSGGKYGQGGYKFSGGTHGVGAKCVNAVSEWFEVEVSRGGQVHHMTFERGKTTKKLEVIGKAKGTGTLITFKPDPEIFKETTVFKADKISQRLRELAFLNSGLEIIFTDERPSEPKPERYFYKDGVVEFVKQLNQGKTALHPQPVRIAKETHTEIDGKKAEVHLEVVLQYNDSYNDLVLCYTNTIHNPDGGTHLSGFRSAMTRAINQFAKANNLLKDKDPQITGDDVREGLAAVIAIKHSDPKFESQTKVKLLSPEVESIVGSATYEGLMFAFETTPSIAKRIIEKSLMAARAREAARKARETIRKGALSGGGLPGKLADCSEKDPSVCELYIVEGDSAGGSAKQGRDRRYQAILPLRGKLINSEKAQLDKVLSNEEIRTLITAIGTGIGTGEDDASFNADKARYHRIIIMTDADVDGSHIRTLLLTFLYRQMKGVIERGYVYIAQPPLYKIKRKKREQYVDNDEQLNRILLELGSEDIVLARASDQHVFAPTQIDPIVEMLAALEKLGSGITRHGAQLAEYLDQHDPKTHDLPRYIVRIREGNKESHVFLRNDKERADYDAKHEPETNGASAAPTGPVRRVTIHEIFEATEMTKLLKALAHAGIETNFAPTEAARYVFTENPGTKNEMKTELHSPLEIIGQIRANGRKGLSIQRYKGLGEMNPKQLYETTMDPDKRRLLKVNINDAAKADALFTLLMGEEVAPRRQFIEDNALNVQYLDV from the coding sequence ATGTCCGCTCCTGACGACGCCTCCCACGCACCGAAAAATCCTCCCGCCGGCGACACCTACGACGCCTCCAAACTGGGCAAACTCGAGGGCCTCGAAGCCGTCCGCAAAAAGCCCGGCATGTATATCGGCGGCACCGACGAACGCGCGCTCCACCACTGCGTTTCCGAGGTGTTGGACAACTCCGTCGACGAACATCTTGCCGGCCACTGCAAACGCATCGACGTCACGATCCACCTCGACGGCTCCATCTCCGTGCGCGACGACGGTCGCGGCATCCCGGTCGACATCCACCCGCAATACAAGATCCCCGGCGTCGAGATGGTGCTCACCACACTCCACTCCGGCGGCAAATACGGCCAGGGCGGCTACAAGTTCTCCGGCGGCACGCACGGCGTCGGCGCCAAGTGCGTGAACGCCGTCTCCGAGTGGTTCGAGGTCGAGGTCTCGCGCGGCGGCCAGGTCCACCACATGACCTTCGAGCGCGGCAAGACGACCAAGAAGCTCGAGGTCATCGGCAAGGCCAAGGGCACGGGCACGCTCATCACCTTCAAGCCCGACCCGGAAATCTTCAAGGAGACCACGGTCTTCAAGGCCGACAAAATCTCGCAGCGACTTCGCGAGCTGGCGTTCCTCAACTCCGGTCTCGAAATCATCTTCACCGACGAGCGCCCGTCCGAGCCGAAGCCCGAGCGCTATTTCTACAAGGACGGCGTCGTCGAGTTCGTGAAGCAGCTCAACCAGGGCAAAACCGCGCTCCACCCGCAGCCGGTCCGCATCGCCAAGGAGACGCACACCGAAATCGACGGCAAGAAGGCCGAGGTGCACCTCGAGGTCGTCCTCCAATACAACGACTCCTACAACGACCTCGTTCTCTGCTACACGAACACGATCCACAATCCCGACGGCGGCACGCACCTCTCCGGCTTCCGCTCGGCGATGACCCGCGCGATCAACCAATTCGCGAAAGCCAACAATCTTCTCAAGGACAAGGACCCTCAGATCACCGGTGACGACGTCCGCGAAGGACTCGCCGCCGTCATTGCGATCAAGCACAGCGACCCGAAGTTCGAGTCGCAGACCAAGGTGAAGCTGCTCTCGCCCGAAGTGGAATCGATCGTCGGCTCCGCGACCTATGAGGGACTGATGTTCGCTTTCGAGACCACGCCGAGCATCGCCAAGCGCATCATCGAAAAGTCGCTCATGGCCGCCCGCGCGCGCGAAGCCGCGCGTAAGGCCCGCGAGACCATCCGCAAAGGCGCCCTCTCCGGCGGCGGCCTGCCGGGCAAACTCGCCGATTGCTCGGAAAAAGATCCGTCCGTCTGCGAACTCTACATCGTCGAAGGCGACTCGGCCGGCGGCTCCGCCAAACAGGGCCGCGACCGCCGCTATCAGGCGATCCTTCCGCTCCGCGGCAAGTTGATCAACTCCGAGAAAGCCCAGCTCGACAAGGTGCTCTCGAACGAGGAAATCCGCACCCTCATCACCGCCATCGGCACCGGCATCGGCACCGGCGAGGACGACGCCTCCTTTAACGCCGACAAGGCCCGCTACCACCGCATCATCATCATGACGGACGCGGACGTCGACGGCTCGCACATCCGCACGCTGCTCCTCACCTTCCTCTACCGCCAGATGAAGGGCGTGATCGAGCGCGGCTACGTCTACATCGCCCAGCCGCCGCTCTACAAAATCAAGCGCAAGAAGCGCGAGCAATACGTCGACAACGACGAACAGCTCAACCGCATCCTCCTCGAACTCGGCTCCGAAGACATCGTGCTCGCTCGCGCGTCCGACCAACACGTCTTCGCACCGACGCAGATCGACCCGATCGTCGAAATGCTCGCCGCGCTCGAGAAACTCGGCAGCGGCATCACCCGCCACGGCGCGCAACTGGCCGAGTATCTCGACCAGCACGACCCGAAGACGCACGACCTTCCGCGCTACATCGTCCGCATCCGCGAAGGCAACAAGGAGTCCCACGTCTTCCTCCGCAACGACAAGGAACGCGCCGACTACGACGCCAAGCACGAGCCCGAGACCAACGGCGCCAGCGCCGCCCCGACCGGCCCCGTCCGCCGCGTCACGATCCACGAAATCTTCGAGGCGACCGAGATGACCAAGCTCCTCAAGGCGCTCGCGCACGCCGGCATCGAGACGAATTTCGCGCCCACCGAGGCCGCGCGCTACGTCTTCACCGAAAACCCCGGCACGAAGAACGAGATGAAAACCGAGCTGCACTCGCCGCTCGAGATCATCGGCCAAATCCGCGCCAACGGCCGCAAGGGCCTCTCCATCCAGCGCTACAAGGGTCTCGGTGAAATGAACCCGAAGCAGCTCTACGAGACGACGATGGACCCCGACAAGCGCCGCCTCCTCAAGGTGAACATCAACGACGCCGCCAAAGCCGACGCCCTCTTCACCCTCCTCATGGGCGAAGAAGTCGCCCCCCGCCGCCAGTTCATCGAAGACAACGCCCTCAACGTCCAATACCTCGACGTTTGA